A stretch of Pseudomonas sp. CCC3.1 DNA encodes these proteins:
- a CDS encoding anhydro-N-acetylmuramic acid kinase: MALYIGVMSGTSLDGLDIALIELGASITLLATHYTPMPPELRTELLGLCSSGPDEVARCAIAENHWVELAAQGINTLLAQQHLTPDAIRAIGSHGQTIRHEPAQGFTVQIGNPALLAELTNICVVSDFRRRDVAAGGQGAPLVPAFHEALFTGEAGHRAVLNVGGFSNLSLITPAHPVAGFDCGPGNVLLDAWIQAQRNELYDRNGQWAASGKVEPLLLNTLLSDPFFQTKGPKSTGREVFNLQWLTNHLDALPAFTAEDVQATLLELTAKTIVQSLQAAQPSTSELLVCGGGAHNAALMTRLAQLLEHTQVSSTQAKGVDPDWVEAMAFAWLAHCCLENIPANRPSVTGAHGLRVLGAIYPA; the protein is encoded by the coding sequence ATGGCCCTCTATATAGGTGTGATGTCCGGAACCAGTCTTGACGGCTTGGACATTGCGCTTATCGAACTGGGGGCGAGCATTACACTGCTCGCCACCCACTACACCCCTATGCCGCCAGAACTGCGTACTGAACTGTTGGGCTTGTGCAGCAGCGGCCCAGACGAAGTGGCCCGCTGCGCTATCGCTGAAAACCATTGGGTCGAGCTCGCCGCACAAGGCATCAACACCCTGCTCGCCCAGCAACACCTGACTCCAGACGCCATCCGCGCCATTGGTAGTCACGGTCAGACGATCCGGCACGAGCCCGCACAGGGCTTCACTGTGCAAATCGGCAACCCAGCACTACTCGCAGAGCTAACTAACATCTGCGTTGTCAGTGATTTCCGTCGTCGCGATGTAGCCGCCGGAGGCCAGGGTGCGCCGCTGGTTCCAGCCTTCCATGAGGCCTTGTTTACCGGAGAAGCCGGGCATAGGGCTGTATTGAACGTAGGAGGCTTCAGCAATTTAAGCCTGATAACGCCAGCTCACCCAGTGGCGGGATTCGACTGCGGGCCAGGCAACGTTCTGCTTGATGCCTGGATACAAGCACAACGAAATGAATTGTATGACCGAAATGGCCAGTGGGCGGCAAGCGGCAAGGTAGAACCCCTCCTGCTCAACACATTGCTAAGCGATCCTTTCTTTCAAACAAAGGGTCCGAAGAGCACCGGGCGCGAGGTATTCAACCTTCAGTGGTTAACGAATCATCTTGACGCGCTACCAGCGTTCACCGCCGAAGATGTTCAAGCAACCCTGCTGGAACTTACAGCAAAGACTATCGTGCAATCACTGCAAGCGGCTCAACCCAGCACCAGCGAACTGCTCGTGTGCGGCGGAGGAGCCCATAACGCCGCATTGATGACTCGCCTGGCTCAATTGCTCGAACACACACAGGTCAGCAGCACCCAAGCCAAAGGCGTAGATCCTGACTGGGTCGAAGCCATGGCCTTTGCATGGCTTGCACATTGCTGCCTTGAAAACATCCCTGCCAATCGCCCGAGCGTCACAGGCGCACATGGCCTGCGCGTTCTGGGCGCGATCTACCCCGCTTAA
- the erpA gene encoding iron-sulfur cluster insertion protein ErpA: MSVESFTPTALQFTEGAAHKVKSLVDEEGNDRLKLRVFVTGGGCSGFQYGFTFDEEVGDDDTLVEREGVSLVVDPMSFQYLAGAEVDYQEGLEGSRFVIKNPNATTTCGCGSSFSI; this comes from the coding sequence ATGAGCGTCGAATCCTTCACCCCCACGGCTTTGCAATTCACCGAAGGTGCTGCGCACAAGGTGAAGAGCCTGGTCGATGAAGAGGGTAATGATCGTTTGAAGTTGCGCGTATTTGTTACGGGTGGCGGTTGTTCCGGTTTTCAGTATGGCTTTACCTTCGATGAAGAAGTGGGCGATGACGACACCCTGGTTGAGCGCGAAGGCGTGAGCTTGGTGGTCGATCCGATGAGCTTCCAATACCTGGCGGGTGCCGAGGTGGATTACCAGGAAGGTCTGGAAGGCTCGCGCTTTGTCATCAAGAACCCGAATGCGACCACGACGTGTGGTTGCGGATCATCGTTCTCGATTTAA
- the argC gene encoding N-acetyl-gamma-glutamyl-phosphate reductase, whose amino-acid sequence MVKVGIVGGTGYTGVELLRLLAQHPQAEVVVITSRSEAGLPVADMYPNLRGHYDGLAFSVPDTQTLAACDVVFFATPHGVAHALAGELLAAGTKVIDLSADFRLQDADEWAKWYGQPHGAPELLKEAVYGLPEVNREQIKQARLIAVPGCYPTATQLGFLPLLEAGLADTSLLIADCKSGVSGAGRGASVGSLYAETSESMKAYAVKGHRHLPEIRQGLRRAAGKDVGLTFVPHLTPMIRGIHSTLYATVVDRSVDLQALFEKRYAGEPFVDVMPAGSHPETRSVRGANVCRIAVHRPQDGDLVVVLSVIDNLVKGASGQAVQNMNILFGLDERLGLSHAGMLP is encoded by the coding sequence ATGGTCAAGGTCGGTATTGTCGGCGGCACGGGTTACACCGGTGTCGAATTACTGCGTTTGCTGGCACAGCATCCGCAAGCTGAAGTGGTTGTTATCACTTCTCGATCCGAAGCGGGCCTGCCTGTTGCCGATATGTATCCCAACCTGCGAGGGCACTATGACGGCCTGGCTTTCAGTGTTCCGGATACGCAAACACTGGCTGCGTGCGATGTGGTGTTTTTTGCCACACCTCATGGTGTAGCCCACGCGTTGGCGGGCGAGTTGCTGGCCGCCGGTACCAAGGTTATCGACTTGTCCGCTGACTTCCGATTGCAGGATGCAGATGAGTGGGCCAAATGGTATGGCCAGCCACATGGTGCACCAGAACTACTGAAGGAAGCTGTATACGGTCTGCCTGAGGTTAACCGCGAGCAAATCAAGCAGGCCCGACTGATTGCTGTGCCAGGTTGCTACCCTACCGCCACTCAGTTGGGTTTTTTGCCGTTGCTGGAAGCGGGGTTGGCCGACACCTCGTTGTTGATAGCGGACTGCAAATCTGGCGTTAGCGGCGCCGGTCGCGGTGCAAGCGTCGGTTCGCTGTATGCCGAAACCTCAGAAAGCATGAAGGCTTATGCCGTAAAAGGGCATCGTCATTTGCCTGAAATCCGCCAGGGTTTGCGCCGTGCAGCGGGTAAGGATGTTGGTCTGACCTTCGTCCCTCATTTGACGCCGATGATTCGCGGTATTCACTCCACGTTGTACGCAACCGTGGTTGATCGCTCGGTCGATCTGCAGGCGTTGTTTGAGAAGCGCTATGCCGGTGAGCCTTTTGTGGATGTGATGCCTGCCGGCAGTCATCCGGAAACCCGTAGCGTGCGCGGCGCCAACGTGTGCCGTATCGCGGTACATCGTCCGCAAGATGGCGATCTGGTGGTGGTGCTGTCGGTTATCGATAATCTGGTCAAAGGTGCATCGGGGCAGGCAGTTCAGAATATGAACATCCTGTTTGGCCTGGATGAGCGCCTGGGACTGTCCCACGCGGGGATGTTGCCTTAG
- a CDS encoding peptidoglycan DD-metalloendopeptidase family protein translates to MTSQPPKAPPLYPKTHLLAASGIAALLSLALLVFPSSEVEAKRTTLNLEPESPAEQLTQDQGTTELVQAANEANPSPFAQIEQQDDAPVATVETEEPKAPNHREVVVAKGDTLSTLFEKVGLPAASVHEILASDKQAKQFSQLKHGQKLEFELSPDGQLSNLHSQVSDLETITLSKTAKGYAFRRVTAQPTVRSAYVHGVITSSLSASGQRAGLPHSMTMDMAKVFGYDIDFAQDIHPGDQFEVIYEQKVINGKTVGTGNILSARFTNRGKTYTAVRYTNKQGNSNYYTAEGNSMRKAFIRTPVDFARISSRFSSGRKHPILNKIRAHKGVDYAAPRGTPIKATGDGKVLLAGRRGGYGNTVIIQHGNTYRTLYGHMQGFAKGIKTGGAVKQGQVIGYIGTTGLSTGPHLHYEFQVNGVHVDPLGQKLPMADPIAKAERTRFLQQSQPLMARMNQEKATLLASSKR, encoded by the coding sequence ATGACCAGTCAACCGCCTAAAGCGCCACCGCTTTATCCGAAGACCCACCTGCTCGCAGCAAGTGGTATCGCCGCCCTTTTAAGCTTGGCCCTGCTGGTCTTCCCGTCGAGCGAAGTAGAAGCAAAAAGAACAACCTTAAACCTCGAACCAGAATCCCCAGCAGAGCAACTGACACAAGATCAAGGCACCACCGAGCTCGTTCAAGCTGCAAATGAAGCCAATCCATCCCCCTTTGCTCAAATAGAACAGCAAGACGACGCACCGGTCGCGACAGTAGAAACCGAAGAGCCAAAAGCCCCGAATCATCGAGAAGTCGTAGTTGCCAAAGGCGATACGCTCTCTACTTTATTCGAAAAAGTAGGCCTGCCTGCCGCGTCCGTTCATGAAATTTTGGCCAGCGACAAACAAGCCAAGCAATTCAGCCAACTCAAACATGGCCAGAAGCTAGAGTTTGAGTTGAGCCCTGATGGCCAATTGAGCAACTTGCACAGCCAAGTGAGTGATCTTGAAACCATCACCCTTAGCAAAACCGCCAAGGGCTACGCCTTTCGGCGCGTAACAGCGCAGCCGACTGTGCGCTCAGCCTATGTACATGGCGTCATTACCAGCTCGCTGTCTGCTTCCGGGCAGCGCGCAGGCCTGCCGCATAGCATGACCATGGACATGGCCAAGGTCTTTGGCTACGACATCGACTTCGCCCAGGACATACACCCCGGCGACCAATTCGAAGTTATCTACGAGCAGAAAGTCATCAACGGCAAGACCGTTGGTACTGGCAACATTCTCTCCGCCCGCTTCACCAATCGTGGCAAGACCTACACCGCAGTGCGTTACACCAATAAGCAAGGCAACAGCAATTACTACACCGCTGAAGGCAACAGCATGCGCAAAGCCTTCATCCGTACTCCGGTTGATTTTGCCCGCATCAGCTCGCGCTTCTCCTCAGGTCGCAAACACCCGATCCTGAACAAGATTCGCGCTCACAAAGGCGTTGATTACGCAGCACCACGCGGCACCCCAATCAAGGCCACCGGCGATGGCAAAGTGCTGCTTGCTGGTCGTCGTGGCGGCTACGGCAACACCGTGATCATTCAGCACGGCAATACTTACCGCACCCTGTACGGCCACATGCAAGGTTTCGCCAAAGGCATCAAAACCGGCGGAGCAGTGAAGCAGGGACAGGTGATCGGCTACATCGGTACCACCGGTCTTTCCACCGGGCCACACTTGCACTATGAGTTCCAGGTCAATGGCGTACACGTTGATCCATTGGGCCAAAAGCTTCCAATGGCTGACCCTATCGCGAAAGCCGAACGCACACGTTTCCTGCAGCAAAGCCAGCCGTTAATGGCACGCATGAATCAGGAAAAGGCCACGCTTCTGGCCTCGAGCAAGCGCTAA